A single genomic interval of Helianthus annuus cultivar XRQ/B chromosome 6, HanXRQr2.0-SUNRISE, whole genome shotgun sequence harbors:
- the LOC110890012 gene encoding tryptophan--tRNA ligase, cytoplasmic: MENGAKRVEEEEEEQVVNPWEVSSKNKIDYDKLIDQFGCQRLDQSFVDRVFRLTGRSPHIFLRRNVFFAHNRDLNEILDAYERGDKFYLYTGRGPSSEALHLGHLIPFMFTKYLQEAFKVPLVIQLTDDEKCMWKNLTVEESKRLARENAKDIIACGFDVSRTFIFSDFDYVGGAFYENMVRVAKCVTYNKAVGIFGFTGEDHIGKISFPPVQAVPSFPSSFPHLFSGNDKLRCLIPCAIDQDPYFRMTRDVAPRLGYKKPALIESSFFPALQGVSGKMNAGDPNSAIYVTDSPKEIKNKVNKYAFSGGQDSVENHRKYGANLEVDIPFKYLSFFLEYDEELEHIRKEYGSGRMLTGEVKKRLIDVLTVLVERHRAARAAVTDEMVDAFMAVRPLPNMFN; the protein is encoded by the exons ATGGAGAACGGAGCAAAAAgagtagaagaagaagaagaagaacaagtGGTGAACCCATGGGAGGTATCCTCTAAAAACAAGATCGATTACGACAAACTGATCGACCAATTTGGGTGTCAAAGGCTTGATCAGTCCTTTGTTGATCGTGTTTTTCGTCTCACTGGTCGTTCTCCTCATATCTTTCTCCGCCGTAACGTTTTCTTCGCTCACAACAG AGACTTGAATGAGATTCTGGATGCTTATGAACGTGGCGACAAGTTCTATCTTTACACCGGCAGAGGCCCCTCTTCTGAAGCATTGCATTTGGGCCATCTTATTCCTTTCATGTTCACCAA ATATTTGCAGGAGGCTTTTAAGGTTCCTCTTGTCATACAACTAACAGATGATGAAAAATGCATGTGGAAAAACCTTACAGTAGAAGAGAGCAAACGACTTGCTCGTGAGAATGCCAAAGATATTATTGCTTGTGGATTTGACGTCTCAAGGACCTTCATCTTCTCAGATTTCGATTACGTTGGCGG TGCCTTTTATGAGAACATGGTGAGAGTTGCAAAATGTGTCACATACAATAAG GCTGTTGGTATATTTGGTTTCACCGGTGAAGATCATATCGGGAAGATTAGTTTTCCACCAGTTCAG GCTGTTCCGTCATTCCCCAGTTCATTTCCGCACTTGTTTTCTGGCAACGATAAACTTCGCTGCTTGATTCCATGTGCAATTGATCAG GATCCTTATTTCAGGATGACACGCGATGTTGCTCCACGGTTAGGTTATAAAAAGCCTGCTTTAATCGAGTCATCGTTCTTTCCAGCTCTTCAG GGAGTGTCCGGCAAGATGAATGCTGGTGATCCAAATTCTGCAATATATGTAACCGACTCACCAAAGGAGATTAAGAACAAG GTAAACAAATATGCTTTCTCCGGCGGGCAAGATTCTGTTGAGAATCATAGGAAGTACGGAGCAAATCTTGAG GTGGATATACCTTTCAAATACCTTAGTTTCTTCTTGGAGTACGACGAGGAACTTGAACATATTAGAAAG GAGTATGGTTCGGGACGCATGCTTACAGGTGAAGTGAAGAAGAGACTAATTGATGTTTTAACAGTATTGGTGGAAAGACACCGTGCAGCAAGGGCAGCGGTGACTGATGAG